Proteins from a genomic interval of Chitinophagales bacterium:
- the rpmG gene encoding 50S ribosomal protein L33 — translation MAKKSKGNRLKVILECTEHKETGLPGTSRYSTFKNRKNTPARLELKKYNPILKKHTVHKEIK, via the coding sequence ATGGCAAAGAAAAGCAAAGGTAATCGTTTGAAGGTTATTTTGGAGTGTACAGAACATAAAGAAACGGGTCTTCCTGGAACTTCTCGGTATTCTACTTTTAAAAACCGAAAAAACACTCCTGCTCGATTGGAATTGAAGAAATACAATCCAATTTTGAAAAAACATACTGTTCATAAAGAAATAAAATAA
- a CDS encoding proprotein convertase P-domain-containing protein produces the protein MRNFTMCFLAVFLCFNTMAQTHQQLAKTTIPLSRIERVTLPKVNNKLLKEKELKERALTKARAIQFAEPIEVSITPQTHGTWENLKNGYAVWKLKVYSPNALSLNLGFHQFFLPKNSRFFIYSPDYKKVLGPFTANDNELHKQLWTPIIEGDEVVLELQIDSEQIPHLALELGTVNHDFMGFGQKLLSGSCNLDVICGTPDGWPRVDDYRDIIRSAAVYSVGGTLACSGALINNARNDCTPYFLTADHCGVRTGNAPSVVVYWNFENSTCRQPNTPQSGAFGDGTLDDFNSGSTFRATYGASDFTLIELDDPVSETAEPYFAGWDRENHLPDGAICIHHPNTDEKRISFENNPCTLSNFGGSMPNTHVMVNDWDTGTTEPGSSGSPLFNLNKQIVGQLSGGGAACGNNESDEFGWVKVSWEGGGSPQSRLKDWLDPDGIGVLNLNGKDCSYGLTLSQSFVEVCNQNIDSFAFDLTLTDNFLGSVGVYLEVIPQGLEVNYSANPIPTGGTTMVNLSNLSTLAAGTYSLEFFATDEFDTGTTVFTFTIVEDLPTTPMLANPANDQTEVLTNPTYEWNLIDDATYSIEVALDENFAEVVIGADNLNNETFVGTTLDTETTYYWHIKATNVCGEGEWSETFRFTTADIRCTVLQASDLPISIPGFPPTTITSKLEVNELGTIAGIEVVNLRGTHSYIGDLEFVLVSPAGTEVTLISGQCGEASDFDINFSDQAAASPPCPYTDGNAYRPANPLSAFNGESPIGIWTLRVRDSFPGDGGSLNNWGLQICTAPDFGLLASAGVTACVNAPFEIPITVGGAFEDSGVTMNINGLPDETELSFSENPATPGSTVTAIISNITAIGVYALTISASDGMHNSFTQTSLTVLPPVAASPTPTSPETESIVAGLNVNFNWSILGGITGYHLEVATDETFTDILVSEITPSIGYKASNLDGNTVYYWRISGVNVCGDGPWSETFNFRTPQLICNQGTSDEIVEIGSDEPDVYTSTITIAEDGLITDVNVSDIIGLHTFVGDLTFTLISPAGTEVILLSQECEGAQNFNISFDNDAETNISCPINLGNTHRPNESLDLFKGEDAKGLWTLQVEDGGFFDGGQLQSWKLQVCTEPDFSLTSLPEIITACPNQTATFSLNVGDAFDATAGVSLTAEELPLGTTANFSEPNTSPGATVEVTVEGLTVVGDYTFVFTATDGTETTTTEVNITILGEVTGVTLLAGPINGTNLDLLTTNLAWVDIEGINAYEVELSTTADFSTTALLETVNDATNFDTPLLDGNTTYYWHVRGVNDCGAGAWSDAFRFTTPNIVCSQTEGLEMPVVIDAATQQDYNNTINVVTEGIVKDVNISLNGTHSYIGDLIFTLISPTGTELVLVNQLCTESETFSITFDDEADLAIPCPYDDGGSYLPENALSTFNGESASGIWTLRVRDNAEADGGSLDNWNLAVCVEPQEVLMPVASFTVGIDGLDVFVSDKSDNAESWLWDFGDGTTFEGQNPPIHTYTDGGEYTICLTVTNLAGENTTCETVNIIVGIDPILTNNLIRFYPNPTNDLLYIDFDTSLQMEVTLQVFGVNGQQILQRELTTAETTSTAMVDLSNVATGVYFVRLTSNDWTVAKKVVKD, from the coding sequence ATGAGAAACTTTACAATGTGCTTTTTAGCCGTTTTTCTGTGCTTCAATACAATGGCACAAACCCATCAACAACTGGCAAAAACTACCATTCCGCTTTCCCGCATAGAGCGTGTCACACTTCCTAAGGTGAACAACAAACTTTTGAAGGAAAAAGAATTGAAGGAAAGAGCCCTCACCAAAGCTCGTGCTATTCAATTTGCCGAACCCATTGAAGTAAGCATTACACCCCAAACACATGGTACTTGGGAAAACCTCAAAAATGGATATGCAGTATGGAAATTGAAGGTATATTCCCCCAATGCTTTATCGCTCAATTTGGGATTTCATCAATTTTTCTTACCCAAAAACAGCCGCTTTTTTATCTATTCTCCTGACTACAAAAAAGTCTTAGGCCCTTTCACTGCAAATGACAACGAACTCCACAAACAATTGTGGACTCCAATCATTGAAGGAGATGAAGTCGTATTGGAGCTTCAAATTGACAGTGAACAGATTCCTCATCTGGCATTGGAATTGGGTACAGTGAACCACGATTTTATGGGTTTTGGTCAAAAACTACTTTCAGGTTCATGCAATTTGGATGTGATTTGCGGCACTCCCGATGGTTGGCCACGAGTAGATGATTATAGAGACATTATTCGCTCAGCAGCAGTCTATTCTGTTGGAGGGACTTTGGCATGTTCGGGCGCACTCATCAACAATGCCCGCAATGACTGTACTCCTTATTTCCTCACCGCCGACCATTGCGGCGTACGTACAGGCAATGCCCCATCGGTGGTAGTTTATTGGAATTTTGAAAACAGCACCTGCCGACAACCCAATACTCCTCAAAGTGGTGCGTTTGGCGATGGCACTTTGGACGACTTCAATTCAGGCAGCACATTTAGGGCTACCTATGGCGCAAGTGATTTTACGCTCATAGAATTGGACGATCCCGTTTCGGAAACAGCTGAACCCTATTTTGCAGGTTGGGACAGAGAAAACCACTTGCCAGATGGAGCGATTTGTATTCATCATCCAAATACAGACGAAAAACGCATCAGTTTTGAAAACAATCCTTGTACGCTTTCCAATTTTGGTGGCTCGATGCCCAATACACATGTAATGGTAAACGATTGGGACACAGGAACAACTGAACCTGGTTCGTCTGGCTCACCTTTGTTCAACTTGAATAAACAAATCGTTGGTCAATTGTCGGGAGGAGGCGCAGCTTGTGGCAACAACGAATCTGATGAATTTGGATGGGTTAAAGTTTCTTGGGAGGGTGGCGGAAGCCCTCAATCTCGCCTCAAAGATTGGTTGGACCCCGATGGTATTGGCGTTTTGAACTTGAACGGAAAAGATTGCAGTTATGGATTGACTCTGAGCCAAAGTTTTGTGGAAGTCTGCAATCAAAACATCGACAGCTTTGCATTTGATTTGACGCTGACAGACAACTTTTTAGGCAGCGTAGGGGTTTATTTGGAGGTCATTCCACAGGGTTTAGAGGTGAACTATTCGGCTAATCCAATTCCAACAGGTGGTACAACAATGGTTAATCTGAGTAATTTATCCACATTAGCGGCAGGAACATATAGTTTAGAATTTTTCGCTACAGATGAGTTTGATACAGGAACCACCGTTTTTACCTTTACCATCGTTGAAGATTTGCCGACCACTCCAATGTTGGCAAATCCTGCTAATGACCAAACAGAGGTACTTACCAACCCTACTTATGAGTGGAATTTGATAGACGATGCGACTTACAGCATTGAAGTGGCACTCGATGAAAATTTTGCAGAGGTGGTGATTGGTGCAGATAATTTGAACAACGAAACTTTTGTAGGCACTACTTTAGATACCGAAACAACCTACTATTGGCACATCAAAGCGACCAATGTATGTGGAGAAGGAGAATGGTCAGAAACTTTCCGTTTTACAACTGCCGACATTCGCTGTACGGTTTTGCAGGCAAGTGATTTGCCAATCAGCATACCAGGTTTTCCCCCTACTACCATTACTTCAAAGTTGGAGGTAAATGAGTTGGGTACGATTGCGGGCATTGAAGTGGTCAATCTTCGAGGCACTCATTCCTACATAGGCGATTTGGAGTTTGTATTGGTTAGCCCTGCGGGAACAGAGGTGACTTTGATTAGTGGTCAGTGTGGAGAAGCATCCGATTTTGACATCAACTTTAGCGATCAAGCGGCTGCATCACCTCCTTGTCCTTATACCGATGGCAATGCTTACCGACCTGCCAATCCACTATCTGCTTTCAATGGAGAAAGTCCAATTGGTATATGGACACTGCGTGTAAGGGATTCTTTCCCTGGAGACGGCGGAAGTTTGAATAATTGGGGGTTGCAAATTTGTACAGCACCCGATTTTGGGCTGTTGGCTTCAGCAGGAGTGACGGCTTGTGTGAATGCACCATTTGAAATCCCCATAACGGTTGGTGGTGCATTTGAAGATAGTGGTGTAACAATGAACATCAACGGTTTACCTGACGAAACAGAGTTGAGTTTCAGCGAAAACCCAGCCACTCCCGGTAGTACCGTTACTGCAATAATCTCCAATATCACTGCAATTGGCGTGTATGCGCTTACCATATCGGCTTCTGATGGTATGCACAACAGTTTTACACAAACCAGTTTAACTGTATTACCCCCAGTTGCTGCATCGCCAACCCCCACTTCACCTGAAACCGAGAGTATTGTTGCAGGATTGAATGTAAACTTCAATTGGAGTATTTTGGGGGGCATTACGGGCTATCATCTTGAAGTGGCTACAGATGAAACATTTACAGATATTCTTGTTTCCGAAATCACCCCAAGTATTGGCTATAAGGCCTCTAATTTGGACGGCAACACGGTTTATTATTGGCGCATCAGCGGCGTAAATGTTTGTGGAGATGGCCCTTGGTCAGAAACTTTTAACTTCCGAACACCTCAACTTATTTGTAATCAAGGTACATCGGATGAAATCGTAGAGATTGGTAGTGACGAACCTGATGTATATACTTCGACCATTACCATTGCAGAAGATGGATTGATAACAGATGTGAATGTATCTGATATTATTGGTTTACACACCTTTGTAGGGGATTTGACTTTTACACTTATTTCTCCTGCTGGCACTGAGGTAATTTTATTGAGCCAAGAATGTGAGGGTGCTCAAAACTTCAATATCAGTTTTGACAACGATGCAGAAACAAATATTTCTTGTCCAATCAATCTCGGAAATACACACCGACCCAATGAAAGTCTGGATTTGTTTAAAGGAGAAGATGCAAAAGGTCTTTGGACATTGCAAGTAGAAGACGGAGGCTTTTTTGATGGTGGCCAACTGCAATCTTGGAAATTGCAGGTTTGTACCGAACCCGATTTTTCACTGACCAGTCTTCCAGAAATCATTACGGCTTGCCCCAACCAAACAGCTACTTTTTCGCTCAATGTGGGAGATGCTTTTGATGCAACTGCTGGCGTGAGTTTGACCGCAGAGGAATTGCCTTTGGGTACAACTGCCAATTTTAGCGAACCCAATACATCGCCTGGTGCTACTGTTGAAGTAACCGTTGAAGGATTGACCGTTGTAGGAGATTACACCTTTGTTTTCACAGCAACTGACGGAACGGAAACCACCACTACGGAGGTGAATATCACTATTTTAGGAGAAGTGACAGGGGTGACGCTTTTGGCAGGACCTATCAATGGAACAAACCTTGATTTACTCACCACAAATTTGGCTTGGGTGGATATCGAAGGAATCAATGCTTATGAAGTAGAACTTTCTACAACTGCCGATTTCAGCACCACCGCACTTTTAGAAACTGTCAATGACGCAACGAACTTTGATACGCCTTTGTTGGATGGAAACACTACCTATTACTGGCATGTTCGTGGGGTAAACGATTGTGGTGCAGGAGCTTGGTCGGATGCTTTCCGCTTTACGACTCCCAACATTGTTTGCAGTCAAACAGAAGGTTTGGAAATGCCAGTAGTAATTGACGCAGCCACTCAACAAGACTACAATAACACAATAAACGTTGTTACAGAAGGAATTGTGAAAGATGTAAATATTTCTCTAAACGGAACACACAGCTATATTGGCGATTTGATTTTCACGCTTATCAGTCCTACAGGTACAGAATTGGTTTTAGTCAATCAACTGTGTACTGAAAGTGAAACCTTTAGCATCACTTTCGATGATGAAGCAGACCTTGCCATTCCTTGCCCCTATGATGATGGAGGTTCTTATTTGCCTGAAAATGCGCTTTCTACTTTCAATGGTGAATCAGCATCAGGTATTTGGACGCTTCGAGTGCGGGACAATGCGGAAGCAGATGGTGGTTCGCTGGACAATTGGAACTTGGCTGTATGTGTTGAACCACAAGAGGTTTTGATGCCCGTTGCAAGTTTTACAGTAGGAATTGACGGTTTGGATGTGTTTGTGTCGGACAAGTCGGACAATGCGGAATCGTGGTTGTGGGATTTTGGCGATGGAACGACTTTTGAAGGTCAAAACCCGCCGATTCACACCTACACAGATGGCGGCGAATACACGATTTGTTTGACTGTCACCAACCTTGCAGGTGAAAATACGACTTGCGAAACGGTGAACATTATCGTTGGCATTGACCCGATTTTGACAAACAACTTGATTCGCTTCTACCCCAATCCTACCAACGATTTGCTCTACATTGACTTTGATACTTCGCTTCAAATGGAGGTTACGCTGCAAGTTTTTGGCGTAAATGGTCAGCAAATCCTTCAACGTGAACTAACTACTGCCGAAACTACTTCGACTGCAATGGTGGATTTGTCCAACGTTGCAACGGGTGTTTATTTTGTTCGATTGACTTCAAATGATTGGACGGTAGCAAAGAAGGTGGTGAAGGATTAG
- a CDS encoding DUF4277 domain-containing protein — MVSKELLHQTKVLDHLGLVSGMCKELDIAGIIDREIPVKSPDKILSTGQGVVSLILNGLGFVNKRLYLVSRFFKNKPIDKLLDVSYLTPEHLNDDPLGRTLDAVYEYGVNKLYALISYFTVQHLSKHYDLDLGCSKV; from the coding sequence ATGGTAAGCAAAGAATTATTACATCAAACAAAAGTTTTAGACCATTTAGGCTTAGTATCAGGTATGTGTAAAGAATTAGACATAGCTGGAATAATTGACCGAGAAATTCCCGTCAAAAGTCCAGACAAAATACTAAGCACAGGTCAAGGGGTAGTGAGCTTGATATTGAATGGATTAGGCTTTGTGAATAAACGCTTGTATTTAGTGAGCCGTTTTTTTAAAAACAAACCAATCGATAAATTATTGGATGTTAGTTATCTAACACCAGAGCATTTGAATGATGATCCTTTGGGTAGGACATTAGATGCTGTTTATGAGTATGGAGTCAATAAGTTGTATGCCTTGATTAGCTACTTTACGGTTCAACATTTATCGAAGCACTATGATTTAGATTTAGGCTGTTCAAAAGTCTAA
- the rpmB gene encoding 50S ribosomal protein L28 produces MSKICELTGKKPITGNNVSHSNRKTKRWFHPNIQKKRFYIPEEDRWISLKISTSALRTIDKKGIYEYLKEVQSKTGKKYLQS; encoded by the coding sequence ATGTCGAAGATTTGTGAATTAACTGGCAAAAAACCTATAACAGGTAACAATGTATCGCATTCAAATAGGAAAACGAAACGCTGGTTTCATCCTAATATTCAGAAAAAGCGATTTTACATTCCAGAGGAAGATCGTTGGATCAGCCTTAAAATTTCCACCTCTGCATTGAGAACCATTGACAAGAAAGGTATTTATGAATACCTAAAAGAGGTTCAGAGTAAAACTGGTAAAAAATATTTGCAGTCTTAA
- the ftsY gene encoding signal recognition particle-docking protein FtsY, whose amino-acid sequence MSFFKNLFSKNKKEDLDKGLEKSSQNIFSKLSKAVAGRTEIDMDVLDSIEEALVASDIGVDTTIKIIERLEARAERDKYLNVNEVYQMLKDEIIDLLSENNTPDYTDFEIPDTCGQPYVMMIVGVNGTGKTTTVGKLAYQFEKQGKKVVMGAADTFRAAAIEQLAVWADRAGTEVIKQKMGSDPAAVAYDTVSAAVSRNYDVCLVDTAGRLHNKKHLMEELSKIKRVMKKVDSDFPHDVMLVLDGSTGQNALEQAKQFTEATEVTCIAITKLDGTAKGGVVIGIADQFKIPIKYIGVGEGLEHLQVFNKKEFVDSLFKI is encoded by the coding sequence ATGTCTTTCTTCAAGAATCTATTCTCCAAAAACAAAAAAGAAGACCTCGACAAAGGCTTAGAAAAAAGTAGTCAGAATATTTTTTCTAAACTATCTAAAGCTGTTGCGGGAAGAACAGAGATTGATATGGATGTACTCGACAGTATCGAGGAAGCACTTGTAGCTTCTGATATTGGCGTAGATACAACTATCAAGATTATTGAGCGATTGGAGGCAAGAGCAGAACGTGATAAATACCTCAATGTGAATGAAGTTTATCAAATGCTCAAAGATGAAATCATTGATTTGCTTTCTGAAAACAATACGCCTGACTACACCGATTTTGAGATTCCCGACACTTGCGGACAGCCTTATGTGATGATGATTGTAGGGGTAAATGGAACTGGCAAAACAACTACGGTAGGAAAATTGGCGTATCAGTTTGAAAAACAAGGTAAAAAAGTGGTGATGGGAGCAGCGGATACTTTTCGGGCTGCTGCAATTGAACAACTCGCTGTATGGGCAGACCGAGCTGGAACTGAGGTTATCAAACAGAAAATGGGTTCGGATCCTGCGGCAGTTGCGTATGATACGGTGAGTGCTGCTGTTTCGAGAAACTATGATGTTTGTTTGGTAGATACTGCTGGGCGTTTGCACAACAAAAAACACCTGATGGAAGAGTTGAGCAAGATTAAACGAGTAATGAAGAAAGTGGACAGCGATTTCCCGCATGATGTGATGTTGGTCTTGGACGGTTCTACGGGTCAAAATGCACTGGAACAAGCCAAACAATTTACAGAGGCTACGGAGGTTACTTGCATTGCAATTACCAAATTAGATGGTACTGCAAAAGGTGGTGTGGTAATCGGCATTGCAGATCAATTCAAAATTCCTATTAAGTACATTGGCGTTGGAGAAGGGTTGGAACATTTGCAGGTCTTCAATAAGAAAGAGTTTGTAGATAGCTTATTCAAAATTTAA
- a CDS encoding glycosyltransferase family 2 protein, giving the protein MIHNKKVVVVMPAYNAELTLEQTYNEIPHNIVDEVILVDDFSKDNTSELAKKIGIHHVIRHDKNKGYGGNQKTCYNKALEIGADIVIMVHPDYQYTPKLIPAMASIIGSGLYPAVLASRILGKGALKGGMPIYKYIANRFLTLSQNLLINQKLSEYHTGYRAFSKEVLEGIDYNGNSDDFIFDNQMLSQIFYAGFEIAEVTCPTKYFEEASSINLKRSSIYGLGVLRVSFMHFLQRIGLGNFKMYRKP; this is encoded by the coding sequence ATGATACACAACAAAAAAGTGGTAGTCGTGATGCCTGCCTACAATGCGGAATTGACCCTCGAACAAACTTACAATGAAATACCCCACAACATTGTAGATGAGGTGATTTTGGTGGATGATTTCAGCAAGGACAATACATCGGAGTTGGCCAAAAAGATTGGCATACATCATGTTATTCGACATGACAAAAACAAGGGTTATGGTGGCAATCAAAAAACTTGCTATAACAAGGCTTTAGAAATTGGTGCCGACATCGTAATTATGGTGCATCCTGATTACCAATATACACCCAAATTGATTCCTGCAATGGCGAGCATTATTGGCAGTGGATTGTATCCTGCGGTATTGGCTTCTCGCATTTTGGGTAAAGGTGCATTGAAGGGCGGAATGCCGATTTACAAGTACATCGCCAACCGTTTTTTGACACTTTCCCAAAATTTATTGATCAATCAAAAACTTTCGGAGTACCATACGGGTTATCGTGCTTTTTCGAAGGAAGTATTGGAGGGAATTGATTACAATGGTAATTCGGATGATTTTATATTTGATAATCAAATGCTTTCCCAAATTTTTTACGCAGGTTTTGAAATTGCAGAGGTGACTTGCCCGACCAAATATTTTGAAGAGGCTTCTTCTATCAATTTGAAGCGGAGTTCTATTTATGGTTTGGGTGTGTTGAGGGTGTCTTTTATGCACTTTTTGCAGAGAATAGGCTTAGGGAATTTCAAAATGTATCGAAAACCCTAA
- a CDS encoding T9SS type A sorting domain-containing protein — protein sequence MATIEVEGGGEGPAASIDLGAGTQSINVYLDGNIYLQNQIIDVPQENAETELALSFNVTPASGSGQCDESIVATASNGSGNYTYTVDNSSNLSNLCTGTHQLTAIDTETTCSITTTFTVNAQVGKPNHDIVTTFILYPNPFNDLVTITTSLEQLAPGDNSPIPVTISIYSSSGSHVLTVYSGTLAPEQTHTFPVDVSSFNSGTYIFTIEALGQGKSLMGVKN from the coding sequence ATGGCAACCATTGAAGTAGAAGGAGGCGGAGAAGGACCTGCCGCTTCTATTGACTTGGGGGCAGGTACTCAAAGCATCAATGTCTATTTGGACGGAAACATTTACTTGCAGAATCAAATCATTGATGTTCCACAAGAAAATGCAGAAACCGAACTTGCCCTCAGCTTCAATGTCACCCCAGCCAGTGGTTCAGGTCAATGTGATGAAAGCATTGTAGCAACTGCCAGCAATGGGTCAGGCAACTATACCTATACAGTGGACAACAGTTCCAATTTGTCCAACCTTTGTACAGGAACGCACCAACTCACTGCAATAGACACAGAAACAACTTGTAGCATCACTACTACTTTCACGGTAAATGCCCAAGTAGGCAAACCCAATCACGACATCGTCACCACATTTATCCTCTATCCCAATCCCTTCAATGATTTGGTGACTATTACCACATCGCTCGAACAGTTAGCTCCAGGCGACAACAGCCCTATTCCCGTCACCATTAGCATTTACAGCAGTTCGGGAAGTCACGTTTTGACGGTTTACAGTGGCACCTTAGCCCCCGAACAAACCCACACCTTCCCAGTTGATGTCAGCAGTTTCAACAGTGGAACCTACATTTTCACCATTGAAGCACTCGGACAAGGAAAAAGCCTGATGGGAGTGAAGAATTGA
- a CDS encoding DUF4295 family protein codes for MGKVSKNSRVTRGAGSENSKNHVKIVVSEKDPKTGSYVYKEKMIHKDKLDEYLKNIQ; via the coding sequence ATGGGAAAAGTATCAAAAAACTCAAGAGTAACACGTGGTGCGGGTAGCGAAAACAGCAAAAATCACGTAAAAATCGTTGTAAGTGAAAAAGATCCTAAAACAGGTTCTTATGTTTACAAGGAAAAAATGATACACAAAGATAAATTAGACGAATATCTAAAGAACATTCAATAA
- a CDS encoding carboxypeptidase-like regulatory domain-containing protein, protein MLLQAILLFFFAGIVSVILLLLQPINLKTYNLAVIGTVLDKETHQPIAHAHVVLEELEGKYQSTMTSHPDGGFWFTLQPTKKYRVLLVDANQQVIDEAHLSTMNTESKTFDVTLRATKSSQLAYLFAN, encoded by the coding sequence ATGCTACTACAAGCTATATTGCTCTTTTTTTTCGCAGGAATAGTAAGTGTCATTCTACTTCTACTCCAACCTATCAACCTAAAAACCTATAACTTAGCAGTCATAGGAACCGTTTTAGACAAAGAAACCCATCAACCTATTGCCCACGCACATGTGGTTCTTGAAGAACTAGAAGGCAAATACCAATCAACAATGACATCACATCCAGATGGTGGTTTTTGGTTTACCCTACAACCCACCAAAAAATACCGAGTATTGTTAGTCGATGCCAATCAACAAGTCATAGATGAAGCACATTTATCCACTATGAATACAGAGTCTAAAACTTTTGATGTGACCTTGAGAGCAACAAAAAGCAGTCAATTGGCCTATCTTTTTGCTAACTAA
- the rimO gene encoding 30S ribosomal protein S12 methylthiotransferase RimO encodes MKTKVSATQSNKVNVVTLGCSKNIVDSEVLMNQLKGNDIAVTHESDTADANIVVVNTCGFIDVAKQESIDTILHYASAKTQGSIEKLYVTGCLSQRYKDDLEKEIPEVDAYFGTLDLPFLLQELGADYKHDLIGERSFLTTPPHYAYLKISEGCNRTCSFCAIPLMRGKHVSKTIEQVVTEAKNLVRNGVKEVMLIAQELTYYGLDIYKKRALSDLLRALSDVNGLEWIRMHYAYPYKFPLEVMDVVRERPNICNYLDMPLQHISDSVLKRMKRHITKADTYELIHNIRQRVPNIALRTTLLVGFPGETEQDVEELAQFVQEARFERLGIFQYSHEENTSAHELEDDVPEEVKAERTAYIMDIQEGISAELNQQKIGKTFKVLFDRKEEGYFIGRTEYDSPEVDNEVIVDAAKNYVRIGDFADVKIHDAGEFDLYGNVVQ; translated from the coding sequence ATGAAAACAAAAGTTTCTGCTACCCAAAGCAATAAGGTAAATGTGGTAACGCTTGGTTGCTCCAAAAATATTGTGGATTCGGAAGTATTGATGAATCAATTGAAGGGAAACGATATCGCAGTGACGCATGAAAGTGATACGGCAGATGCCAATATTGTGGTGGTAAACACTTGTGGTTTTATAGATGTAGCCAAACAAGAATCTATTGACACCATTCTACATTATGCTTCTGCAAAAACCCAAGGAAGCATTGAAAAACTCTATGTAACAGGCTGTTTATCGCAACGCTACAAAGACGACTTGGAAAAAGAAATTCCCGAAGTAGATGCGTATTTCGGAACGCTTGACCTACCTTTTTTGCTGCAAGAACTGGGCGCAGACTACAAACACGACCTTATCGGAGAACGCTCTTTTCTCACAACTCCTCCTCATTATGCTTACCTCAAAATTTCGGAGGGCTGCAATCGAACTTGCTCTTTTTGTGCTATTCCGCTGATGCGTGGCAAACACGTTTCCAAAACCATCGAACAAGTAGTGACCGAGGCGAAGAACTTGGTGAGAAATGGAGTGAAAGAAGTCATGCTCATAGCGCAAGAACTGACTTACTACGGTTTAGATATCTACAAAAAACGAGCATTGTCAGATTTATTGCGGGCTTTGTCGGATGTCAATGGATTGGAGTGGATACGAATGCACTATGCTTACCCCTACAAATTTCCGCTTGAAGTGATGGATGTGGTTCGAGAACGACCCAATATCTGCAATTATTTGGACATGCCTTTGCAGCACATCAGCGATTCTGTTTTGAAGCGAATGAAGCGACACATTACCAAAGCAGACACCTATGAACTCATACACAACATACGCCAAAGAGTGCCGAATATTGCATTGAGAACTACGCTTTTGGTTGGCTTCCCTGGCGAAACGGAGCAAGATGTAGAGGAATTGGCACAATTTGTTCAAGAGGCTCGCTTTGAACGTTTGGGCATTTTCCAATATTCTCACGAAGAAAATACTTCTGCCCATGAATTGGAGGACGATGTGCCAGAAGAGGTAAAAGCAGAACGAACGGCTTACATCATGGATATTCAAGAGGGTATTTCTGCCGAATTGAACCAACAAAAAATTGGTAAAACCTTCAAGGTATTGTTCGACCGAAAAGAAGAAGGGTATTTTATTGGCCGCACAGAATACGATTCACCCGAAGTCGACAATGAGGTCATTGTAGATGCTGCAAAAAATTATGTGCGAATTGGAGATTTTGCAGATGTGAAAATTCACGATGCAGGGGAATTTGATTTGTATGGAAATGTAGTTCAATAA